The Blastococcus sp. HT6-4 genome window below encodes:
- a CDS encoding DUF2470 domain-containing protein encodes MTAGSTHSSAAVDRQPPAAERARTVAVRPAASLHVAGIGDCQVRATTTTSAGDVLLVVPADGGAMTALRGSPLGDVPARLTVTDRAPFPMRHPVRGLVQLSGWLTPVAEQDVPQLVLDFADSSPVEALFEVGLGVTLVRLNLADVQLEESGTCADVDPDDFRAARPDVVSGAETELMAQQCQALSRLSGRVQRWAGRHDDVRLLGLDRFGVRFRVQGRSGCYDLRVPFERALHGVEQFGAAVDHLLSCGPS; translated from the coding sequence ATGACGGCCGGTTCGACCCACTCGTCCGCGGCCGTCGACCGGCAGCCGCCGGCGGCCGAGCGCGCCCGCACGGTCGCCGTCCGGCCGGCGGCGTCCCTGCACGTCGCCGGCATCGGCGACTGCCAGGTCCGGGCGACGACGACGACCAGCGCCGGCGACGTGCTGCTCGTCGTCCCCGCCGACGGCGGAGCCATGACGGCACTGCGCGGCTCTCCGCTCGGCGACGTCCCCGCCCGGCTGACCGTCACCGACCGCGCCCCCTTCCCGATGCGCCACCCGGTGCGCGGCCTGGTGCAGCTCTCGGGCTGGCTCACCCCGGTCGCCGAGCAGGACGTGCCGCAGCTGGTGCTCGACTTCGCCGACTCGTCCCCGGTCGAGGCGCTGTTCGAGGTGGGCCTGGGCGTCACGCTGGTGCGGCTGAACCTCGCCGACGTGCAGCTCGAGGAGTCGGGCACGTGCGCCGACGTCGACCCCGACGACTTCCGCGCCGCCCGGCCCGACGTCGTCAGCGGGGCGGAGACGGAGCTGATGGCCCAGCAGTGCCAGGCGCTCAGCCGGCTGTCGGGCCGGGTCCAGCGCTGGGCCGGCCGGCACGACGACGTCCGGCTGCTCGGGCTGGACCGGTTCGGCGTCCGGTTCCGGGTGCAGGGGCGGAGCGGGTGCTACGACCTGCGGGTGCCCTTCGAACGGGCGCTGCACGGCGTGGAGCAGTTCGGCGCCGCCGTCGACCACCTGCTCTCCTGCGGCCCGAGCTGA
- the rpsD gene encoding 30S ribosomal protein S4: MNTPRPKVRLSRALGIPLTPKCVQYFERRPYPPGEHGRKRRKDSDYSTRLKEKQRLRAQYDISETQLRAAFDRAKRTGGKTGEALIQDLESRLDATVLRAGFARTIYQARQFVTHQHVLVNGKRVDRPSYRLKPGDFVQIAERSRTKDPFVVAASGAHAEAPKYLEVRLADLVCRYERTPSREEVPVVCEEQLVVEYYSR; this comes from the coding sequence GTGAACACGCCCCGTCCCAAGGTCCGGCTCAGTCGCGCGCTGGGCATCCCGCTCACGCCGAAGTGCGTCCAGTACTTCGAGCGCCGCCCGTACCCGCCGGGCGAGCACGGTCGCAAGCGCCGCAAGGACAGCGACTACTCCACCCGCCTCAAGGAGAAGCAGCGGCTGCGCGCGCAGTACGACATCAGCGAGACGCAGCTGCGGGCCGCCTTCGACCGCGCCAAGCGCACCGGCGGCAAGACCGGCGAGGCGCTGATCCAGGACCTCGAGTCGCGGCTGGACGCTACCGTCCTGCGCGCCGGGTTCGCCCGCACGATCTACCAGGCCCGCCAGTTCGTCACCCACCAGCACGTGCTGGTCAACGGGAAGCGCGTGGACCGCCCCTCGTACCGGCTCAAGCCCGGGGACTTCGTCCAGATCGCCGAGAGGTCGCGCACCAAGGACCCGTTCGTCGTCGCCGCCTCCGGCGCGCACGCCGAGGCGCCGAAGTACCTCGAGGTCCGGCTGGCCGACCTGGTCTGCCGCTACGAGCGGACGCCGTCGCGCGAGGAGGTCCCGGTCGTCTGCGAGGAGCAGCTGGTCGTGGAGTACTACTCCCGCTGA
- a CDS encoding RNA 2'-phosphotransferase gives MDVVRTSKRLSFVLRHRPESVGLVLDPAGWADVEQVLGALRLTRQELERVVATNDKRRFAFDDTGTRIRASQGHSVTVDLGYAPEHPPEELFHGTVERFLPAILAEGLRPGRRHAVHLSPDVETARVVGGRRGRPVVLRVDSSAMAAAGFTFRRSANGVWLVDAVPPAYLSPA, from the coding sequence GTGGACGTCGTCCGGACCAGCAAGCGGCTGTCGTTCGTGCTCCGGCACCGGCCGGAGAGCGTCGGCCTGGTCCTCGACCCGGCCGGCTGGGCCGACGTGGAGCAGGTGCTCGGTGCCCTCCGGCTGACCCGTCAGGAGCTGGAGCGCGTCGTCGCCACCAACGACAAGCGCCGGTTCGCCTTCGACGACACGGGCACGCGGATCCGGGCCAGCCAGGGGCACAGCGTCACGGTGGACCTCGGCTACGCGCCCGAGCACCCGCCGGAGGAGCTGTTCCACGGCACGGTCGAGCGGTTCCTCCCCGCCATCCTCGCCGAGGGGCTCCGGCCCGGCCGGCGGCACGCGGTGCACCTCAGCCCCGACGTCGAGACCGCGCGCGTCGTCGGGGGACGACGTGGCCGCCCGGTCGTCCTCCGGGTGGACTCATCCGCGATGGCCGCCGCCGGGTTCACGTTCCGCCGCTCGGCCAACGGCGTGTGGCTCGTCGACGCGGTCCCGCCCGCGTACCTCTCGCCCGCCTGA
- a CDS encoding tripartite tricarboxylate transporter substrate binding protein, whose amino-acid sequence MRSTRVVAALLTAALLTACSGEETGPGGDAASAFPTETIRLLVPYTAGGPTDIAARALATHMEEELDETVVVENLPGASGATAYQQLISAEADGHTVSMTALPTAVLNYLTNDVGYTREDFTPIGVVTRVPSGIVVPADSPHQDVESLFEAAQADPGSVTVGTPGATNTHAAETRRITQLYDVPLTVVPFDGNSEVQTALLGENVTAGFVNLSQDMLPSIESGDLRVLAVGSEEPLPYVDAPTFVEEGFPELVQSTTTFGVIAPAGIPDEVRQTLEDTLRSAADEPAVVETLDERYVPEEFIGSEGLEELFVETEETFRDVMTD is encoded by the coding sequence ATGAGATCCACCCGCGTGGTCGCCGCCCTGCTCACCGCCGCCCTCCTGACCGCGTGCAGCGGCGAGGAGACCGGACCGGGCGGGGACGCCGCGAGCGCATTCCCCACGGAGACCATCCGGTTGCTCGTCCCCTACACCGCCGGCGGACCCACCGACATCGCTGCGCGCGCCCTCGCGACGCACATGGAGGAGGAGCTCGACGAGACGGTCGTGGTCGAGAACCTCCCGGGGGCCTCGGGCGCCACCGCCTACCAGCAGCTGATCAGCGCCGAGGCCGACGGGCACACGGTCTCCATGACCGCGCTGCCGACCGCGGTGCTGAACTACCTGACCAACGACGTCGGCTACACCCGCGAGGACTTCACGCCGATCGGCGTCGTCACCCGCGTGCCGTCGGGGATCGTGGTGCCGGCCGATTCGCCGCACCAGGACGTGGAGTCGCTCTTCGAGGCCGCGCAGGCCGATCCCGGATCGGTCACCGTGGGCACGCCCGGCGCCACGAACACGCACGCCGCCGAGACCCGGCGGATCACCCAGCTCTACGACGTGCCGCTGACGGTCGTGCCGTTCGACGGCAACTCGGAGGTGCAGACGGCGCTGCTGGGAGAGAACGTGACCGCCGGCTTCGTGAACCTGTCGCAGGACATGCTGCCGTCGATCGAGTCCGGCGACCTGCGCGTCCTCGCCGTCGGCAGCGAGGAGCCCCTGCCGTACGTGGACGCCCCCACCTTCGTCGAGGAAGGGTTCCCCGAGCTCGTCCAGAGCACGACCACGTTCGGGGTGATCGCGCCCGCGGGGATCCCCGACGAGGTGCGGCAGACGCTCGAGGACACGCTGCGCAGCGCGGCGGATGAGCCGGCCGTGGTGGAGACGCTGGACGAGCGGTACGTGCCCGAGGAGTTCATCGGCAGCGAGGGTCTGGAGGAGCTGTTCGTCGAGACCGAGGAGACGTTCCGCGACGTCATGACCGACTGA
- a CDS encoding SpoIIE family protein phosphatase, with amino-acid sequence MNRAAPAVVLALVVIAEVISGREHVVLGLSALAPLVAATSLSRRATITYAACAFVVATLLGLYAQQYTAEAGLAQTIRLVAVTLSGVLGVLTCQLRIRREAHVARLSAEAAATKAVVRTGESLQRALLGTAPRVPGLETAARYLPGDKGAQVGGDWYDAFPLADGRTMLVIGDVAGHDAPAAATMAQTRGMLRALARSGRSSPAALLTALDDVLAGLALETLVTVTVATVDVRGLGGDAVPLRWSNAGHPPPVLVRADGTAEVLERSPDRLLGAGPETTPRTDHDLLLRRGDTLLMYTDGLVERRGMTLDDGTAWLVRALQDLGKEPLDRMVDGLLSALGTRGDDDIALLAVRLPA; translated from the coding sequence GTGAACAGGGCGGCTCCGGCCGTCGTCCTCGCCCTCGTCGTCATCGCCGAGGTGATCAGCGGTCGCGAGCACGTCGTGCTCGGGCTGTCGGCCCTCGCACCCCTGGTCGCCGCCACGTCGCTGAGCCGGCGGGCCACGATCACCTACGCCGCGTGCGCCTTCGTCGTCGCCACGCTCCTCGGCCTCTACGCGCAGCAGTACACCGCCGAGGCCGGGCTCGCGCAGACCATCCGACTGGTCGCCGTCACGCTCAGCGGCGTTCTCGGCGTCCTCACCTGCCAGTTGCGCATCCGGCGCGAGGCGCACGTCGCCCGGCTCAGCGCCGAGGCCGCCGCGACGAAGGCCGTCGTCCGGACCGGTGAGTCGCTGCAGCGCGCTCTGCTCGGCACGGCCCCGCGGGTCCCGGGCCTGGAGACGGCGGCCCGCTACCTGCCCGGTGACAAGGGCGCCCAGGTCGGCGGCGACTGGTACGACGCCTTCCCCCTCGCCGACGGCCGGACCATGCTCGTCATCGGCGACGTCGCCGGTCACGACGCGCCGGCGGCCGCCACCATGGCGCAGACCCGCGGGATGCTGCGCGCGCTGGCCCGGTCGGGGCGCTCGTCACCTGCCGCCCTGCTCACCGCGCTGGACGACGTGCTGGCCGGGCTGGCGCTGGAGACCCTGGTCACCGTCACCGTCGCCACGGTCGACGTGCGCGGCCTCGGCGGTGACGCGGTGCCCCTGCGCTGGTCGAACGCCGGGCACCCCCCGCCGGTGCTCGTGCGCGCCGACGGCACGGCGGAGGTGCTGGAGCGCTCCCCCGACCGGCTGCTCGGGGCCGGCCCGGAGACCACCCCGCGGACCGATCACGACCTGCTCCTGCGGCGGGGCGACACCCTGCTGATGTACACCGACGGACTGGTCGAGCGGCGGGGGATGACCCTCGACGACGGCACCGCCTGGCTGGTGCGCGCCCTGCAGGACCTGGGCAAGGAGCCGCTGGACCGGATGGTCGACGGGCTGCTGAGCGCGCTCGGCACCCGGGGCGACGACGACATCGCGCTGCTGGCGGTCCGCCTCCCCGCCTGA
- a CDS encoding signal peptidase I — protein MTAASRVASTSAVVALVLATMWLFWPATLGGGTTYVTTYGDSMEPGFTAGDLAILSRAGTYSVGDVVAYESDSLDTIVMHRIVSADAEGFVTQGDNNDWLDDDRPTREEILGRLFLRIPQGGRALQAISSPWVLVLAGAAASLVLGSARRVRGRHGARALRRRLPVLRAPALSAPALSLPRLSAGSLPMLVRARARQVALASGAVALLAAAGAGVLFVLPGTERAEETLQVIQEGRFSYAGSARPGTTYPTGAIETGDTVWTALATGLTVSYTSTVGGPGLADLQGALRLDVSIRAADGWSTYLDSGSVVTYADGVATASVDVDAARASEVLSRHHAEVGVSGSTATLTVTPTVAMSGAARGSAFEAAPPAGLDFALDATSLRLAGDAGSVLSTTTGTPVTVAAVVPRSFDVLAFSVPIGVARVVAVAVLALALLVAGGGAWLGRAGRGDAADEFLVRHADRIVPVTAFATAGTVIDVSDAEALRRVAERFDTVVLHHAGPEDDVFAVRDVDATYRFVVPGTPDRRRGRPPVPAVSRSPAPAATTAVDHDLTAPLPPVAGLRGSFA, from the coding sequence ATGACCGCCGCATCACGAGTCGCGAGCACCAGCGCCGTCGTCGCGCTGGTGCTCGCGACCATGTGGCTGTTCTGGCCGGCGACCCTGGGCGGTGGCACCACGTACGTCACCACCTACGGCGACAGCATGGAGCCGGGGTTCACCGCCGGTGACCTCGCCATCCTCAGCCGGGCCGGCACCTACTCGGTCGGTGACGTCGTCGCGTACGAGAGCGACTCCCTCGACACGATCGTCATGCACCGCATCGTCTCCGCGGACGCCGAGGGCTTCGTGACCCAGGGCGACAACAACGACTGGCTCGACGACGACCGCCCGACCCGGGAGGAGATCCTCGGCCGCCTGTTCCTGCGCATCCCGCAGGGCGGCAGGGCGCTCCAGGCGATCAGCTCCCCGTGGGTCCTCGTGCTGGCGGGCGCCGCGGCGTCCCTGGTCCTCGGCTCGGCCCGCCGGGTCCGCGGCCGGCACGGCGCCCGGGCGCTCCGCCGACGGCTGCCCGTCCTGCGTGCGCCGGCCCTTTCCGCGCCCGCGCTGTCGCTGCCACGGCTCTCCGCCGGTTCTCTGCCGATGCTCGTCCGGGCCCGCGCGCGCCAGGTGGCGCTGGCGTCGGGCGCCGTGGCGCTGCTGGCCGCGGCCGGGGCCGGCGTCCTGTTCGTCCTACCGGGCACCGAGCGGGCCGAGGAGACCCTCCAGGTCATCCAGGAGGGCCGCTTCTCCTACGCCGGTTCCGCGCGGCCCGGCACCACCTACCCGACCGGGGCCATCGAGACCGGCGACACCGTGTGGACCGCGCTCGCCACCGGCCTGACCGTCTCCTACACGAGCACCGTCGGCGGCCCCGGCCTCGCGGACCTCCAGGGCGCCCTGCGGCTCGACGTCTCGATCCGGGCGGCGGACGGCTGGAGCACCTACCTGGACAGCGGGTCCGTCGTGACCTACGCCGACGGCGTGGCGACGGCGTCGGTCGACGTCGATGCGGCCCGCGCGTCCGAGGTGCTGAGCCGGCACCACGCCGAGGTCGGCGTCTCGGGGAGCACCGCGACGCTGACCGTCACCCCCACCGTGGCGATGTCCGGCGCCGCCCGCGGCTCGGCCTTCGAGGCCGCGCCTCCTGCCGGTCTGGACTTCGCCCTCGACGCCACGTCCCTCCGCCTGGCCGGCGATGCGGGCAGCGTGCTGTCGACGACGACGGGAACCCCCGTGACGGTGGCCGCCGTCGTTCCCCGGTCGTTCGACGTCCTGGCGTTCTCCGTGCCGATCGGCGTGGCCCGGGTCGTCGCCGTCGCCGTGCTGGCCCTCGCGCTGCTCGTCGCCGGTGGCGGGGCGTGGCTCGGCCGGGCCGGCCGCGGCGACGCCGCCGACGAGTTCCTGGTCCGGCACGCCGACCGCATCGTGCCGGTCACCGCGTTCGCCACGGCCGGCACCGTCATCGACGTCTCCGACGCCGAGGCCCTGCGCCGGGTCGCGGAGCGGTTCGACACCGTCGTCCTGCACCACGCGGGCCCGGAGGACGACGTCTTCGCCGTCCGGGACGTCGACGCCACCTACCGGTTCGTGGTGCCGGGGACGCCGGACCGCCGGCGCGGCAGGCCGCCCGTCCCGGCCGTGTCCCGGTCGCCCGCCCCCGCGGCGACGACGGCCGTGGATCACGACCTCACCGCACCCCTGCCACCGGTCGCCGGTCTGCGCGGCAGCTTCGCCTGA
- a CDS encoding ring-opening amidohydrolase, whose translation MPAPIEVRKVPLHNVSDASELAKLIDDGVMEADRVIAVIGKTEGNGGINDYTRIIADRAFREVLLEKGSRSKEDVADIPIVWSGGTDGVISPHATVFATLPEDSVEKTDEPRLTVGYAMSDVLLPEDIGRVAMVEKCAEGVKKAMEAAGITDPADVHYVQTKTPLLTIDTIRDAHQRGETTILEEPHGSMDISNGTTALGIAVALGEIEMPTQEQIMRDLSLYSAVASCSSGVELDRAQIVVVGNARGHGGNYRVGHSVMKDALDQDGIWNAIRDAGLELPERPHHTDLGDRLVNVFLKCEASPDGKVRGRRNAMLDDSDVSWHRQIKATVGGVTASVTGDPAVFVSVAAVHQGPSGGGPVAAIVKA comes from the coding sequence ATGCCCGCACCGATCGAGGTCCGCAAGGTCCCGCTGCACAACGTCAGTGACGCCTCCGAGCTCGCCAAGCTCATCGACGACGGCGTGATGGAGGCCGACCGGGTCATCGCCGTCATCGGCAAGACCGAGGGCAACGGCGGGATCAACGACTACACCCGGATCATCGCCGACCGCGCCTTCCGCGAGGTCCTGCTCGAGAAGGGCAGCCGGTCGAAGGAGGACGTCGCCGACATCCCGATCGTGTGGTCCGGCGGCACCGACGGCGTCATCAGCCCGCACGCGACCGTCTTCGCGACGCTGCCCGAGGACTCGGTCGAGAAGACCGACGAGCCGCGGCTGACCGTGGGTTACGCGATGAGCGACGTCCTGCTGCCCGAGGACATCGGCCGCGTCGCGATGGTCGAGAAGTGCGCCGAGGGTGTGAAGAAGGCGATGGAGGCCGCCGGCATCACCGACCCGGCCGACGTCCACTACGTGCAGACGAAGACGCCGCTGCTGACGATCGACACGATCCGCGACGCCCACCAGCGCGGGGAGACGACCATCCTGGAGGAGCCGCACGGCTCGATGGACATCTCCAACGGCACGACGGCGCTGGGCATCGCGGTGGCGCTCGGCGAGATCGAGATGCCGACGCAGGAGCAGATCATGCGCGACCTCTCCCTCTACAGCGCCGTCGCCTCGTGCTCGTCGGGCGTGGAGCTGGACCGTGCGCAGATCGTCGTCGTCGGCAACGCCCGCGGGCACGGCGGCAACTACCGCGTCGGCCACTCGGTGATGAAGGACGCCCTCGACCAGGACGGCATCTGGAACGCCATCCGCGACGCCGGCCTCGAGCTGCCCGAGCGGCCGCACCACACCGACCTCGGCGACCGGCTGGTCAACGTGTTCCTCAAGTGCGAGGCCTCGCCCGACGGCAAGGTGCGTGGCCGGCGCAACGCGATGCTCGACGACTCGGACGTCTCCTGGCACCGCCAGATCAAGGCGACCGTCGGCGGCGTGACCGCGTCGGTGACCGGCGACCCGGCGGTGTTCGTCTCGGTGGCCGCGGTGCACCAGGGCCCGTCGGGCGGCGGCCCGGTCGCCGCGATCGTCAAGGCGTGA
- a CDS encoding carbamate kinase has translation MTSRRVVIALGGNAMTGPDGSATPGAQRAALGEAAAHIADVVAAGVDVVLTHGNGPQVGNLLVKNELAAHEVPPVPLDWNVAQTQATIGFTLADELDAALQVRGLPQRTAGLITRTLVDADDPHFAEPSKPVGRYLPREQADRFVSLGQIWEDRGEKGWRRVVASPEPLAVVDSAAVHALVAAGFVVVCAGGGGVPVIDDGVDGHALRGVEAVIDKDLTAAILARDVDADTLVIATDVPNVMIDFGTPSQRPLGRVTVAEMRELAAAGQFARGSMGPKVEAALRFLSHGGRRAVITSLEHIADAVSGDDVGTVVTNS, from the coding sequence GTGACATCCCGCCGCGTGGTCATCGCCCTGGGCGGCAACGCCATGACCGGCCCCGACGGGTCGGCGACACCGGGCGCCCAGCGCGCGGCACTGGGCGAGGCGGCCGCGCACATCGCCGACGTCGTCGCCGCGGGCGTCGACGTGGTCCTCACCCACGGCAACGGCCCGCAGGTGGGCAACCTCCTCGTGAAGAACGAGCTGGCCGCGCACGAGGTCCCTCCCGTGCCGCTGGACTGGAACGTCGCGCAGACCCAGGCCACGATCGGCTTCACGCTCGCCGACGAGCTGGATGCCGCCCTGCAGGTGCGCGGCCTCCCCCAGCGCACCGCCGGGCTGATCACCCGCACGCTGGTCGACGCCGACGACCCACACTTCGCCGAGCCCTCCAAGCCGGTCGGCCGCTACCTCCCCCGCGAACAGGCGGACCGGTTCGTCTCACTCGGCCAGATCTGGGAGGACCGCGGGGAGAAGGGCTGGCGCCGCGTCGTCGCCTCCCCCGAGCCGCTGGCTGTCGTCGACTCCGCGGCGGTGCACGCCCTGGTCGCCGCCGGGTTCGTCGTCGTCTGCGCCGGTGGCGGCGGCGTCCCCGTGATCGATGACGGGGTGGACGGGCACGCGCTGCGCGGCGTCGAGGCCGTCATCGACAAGGACCTGACCGCCGCGATCCTCGCCCGCGACGTCGACGCCGACACGCTCGTCATCGCCACCGACGTCCCGAACGTGATGATCGACTTCGGCACCCCGTCGCAGCGCCCGCTGGGCCGGGTGACCGTCGCCGAGATGCGTGAACTGGCGGCGGCCGGGCAGTTCGCCCGAGGATCGATGGGCCCCAAGGTGGAGGCGGCGCTGCGCTTCCTCTCCCATGGCGGCCGGCGCGCCGTCATCACCTCGCTCGAGCACATCGCCGACGCCGTCAGTGGCGACGACGTCGGCACCGTCGTCACCAACTCCTGA
- a CDS encoding N-acetyltransferase family protein, translating into MSAPAPVVRDATVDDAAACAAIYAPYVTDTAITFETEPPTVEQMAGRITAALRAHAWLVLEDDGRVVGYAYGGPYKERAAYRWSCEVSVYLEAGRRRGGGGRALYGALFERLAARGYRTVVTGMTLPNEPSEGLHRALGFEPIGTYRRIGWKHGQWRDVAWAQRTISTGDDPPTEPS; encoded by the coding sequence ATGAGTGCCCCCGCGCCGGTCGTCCGCGATGCCACCGTGGACGACGCCGCCGCGTGCGCCGCGATCTACGCCCCGTACGTCACCGACACGGCGATCACCTTCGAGACCGAGCCGCCGACGGTCGAGCAGATGGCCGGCCGGATCACCGCGGCCCTGCGCGCGCACGCCTGGCTGGTGCTCGAGGACGACGGCCGCGTGGTCGGTTACGCCTACGGCGGGCCGTACAAGGAGCGCGCCGCCTACCGCTGGTCGTGCGAGGTCAGCGTCTACCTGGAGGCCGGACGACGGCGGGGCGGCGGGGGACGCGCCCTCTACGGGGCGCTGTTCGAGCGGCTCGCGGCGCGGGGCTACCGCACCGTCGTGACCGGGATGACGCTGCCCAACGAGCCGAGCGAGGGGCTGCACCGGGCACTGGGCTTCGAGCCGATCGGCACGTACCGGCGGATCGGGTGGAAGCACGGGCAATGGCGGGACGTCGCCTGGGCACAGCGGACGATCTCGACCGGGGACGACCCGCCCACGGAACCGAGTTGA